The proteins below come from a single Holdemania massiliensis genomic window:
- a CDS encoding MerR family transcriptional regulator, with product MRKYKIGEFSKKVGVTQEFLKHYQNNGILIPNEITEAKYRYYDQRNASTVLEIIKNKNYGFSVKEIEQVFRHRSTAEVLTLMEPKIEQMQKQLIFMQGVIEEYQRLKQFCEETRQDQWFVKSVEAFYFLPHVDVQGFIDNPLIYEILPAWTQWLPIVKSCQKCPADQPSDYIWGLSVPQQAANQIGLPINGSVQACDGGRFFEYHSIFFLKEKRENPIQKALLQMETLGLEPMGSVFRNILMYTEYQTDSSIEHSILYIPFRDKNTSSID from the coding sequence ATGCGAAAATACAAAATCGGTGAATTTTCAAAAAAGGTCGGGGTTACCCAGGAGTTTTTGAAGCATTATCAGAATAATGGGATCCTGATCCCCAATGAGATCACAGAAGCAAAGTATCGTTATTATGATCAACGTAATGCTTCCACCGTCCTGGAAATTATTAAGAATAAAAATTATGGCTTTTCTGTTAAAGAAATCGAGCAGGTTTTTCGGCATCGTTCCACCGCTGAAGTTCTGACCTTAATGGAGCCTAAAATTGAACAGATGCAAAAGCAGCTCATTTTTATGCAGGGCGTGATTGAAGAATATCAAAGATTAAAACAATTCTGTGAAGAAACCCGGCAGGATCAGTGGTTTGTCAAATCGGTTGAAGCTTTTTATTTCCTGCCGCATGTTGACGTCCAGGGGTTTATTGATAATCCGCTCATCTATGAAATCCTTCCCGCCTGGACTCAATGGCTTCCCATCGTCAAATCATGTCAGAAATGCCCTGCCGATCAGCCTTCTGATTATATTTGGGGTTTATCTGTCCCACAGCAGGCGGCAAACCAGATTGGGCTGCCGATCAACGGCAGTGTGCAGGCTTGCGATGGAGGCCGCTTCTTTGAGTATCACAGTATCTTTTTCTTAAAGGAGAAACGGGAGAATCCGATTCAAAAGGCTTTGCTTCAGATGGAAACCCTAGGATTAGAGCCGATGGGTTCCGTTTTCCGCAATATATTAATGTATACGGAATATCAAACTGACAGTTCCATAGAACACAGTATCCTCTATATTCCATTTCGGGATAAAAATACTTCTTCGATAGATTAG
- a CDS encoding MATE family efflux transporter, producing MTQANTKNLMTEGVIWKKILFFALPIFFGNLFQQLYNTADSLIVGNFLGSEALAAVSSSGNLIFLLVGFFNGIAVGAGVVIARYYGARNSEQVQLAVHTTVAFGLAASVLLTAIGVLLAPQILIWMGTPLEVLGLSTEYFRIYFAGSLGFIMYNIFVGILQAAGDSRHPLVYLVISSLINIVLDLVFVAGMHLGVGSAAFATIVSQFVSAALCWRRLLKVQDVYRIEPKRIRFDKPMLKLIIQYGLPSGLQNSIIGFANVVVQANINAFGQMAMAGCGAFSKIEGFGFLPITSFTMALTTFVGQNLGAREFERTRKGARFGILCSMAIAEGIGILIFIGAPWLIAAFNRDPQVIAYGTDRARTSALFFFLLAFSHCMAAILRGAGKSTVPMLVMLLTWCAARVTFITLMVKLVNSIQVVFWAYPLTWLMSSVIFFYYYRKVDWMHAFDNQ from the coding sequence GTGACACAAGCAAATACTAAGAATTTAATGACTGAAGGTGTGATCTGGAAAAAGATTTTATTCTTCGCACTGCCAATCTTTTTCGGCAATTTGTTTCAGCAGCTTTACAACACCGCCGACTCTTTGATCGTCGGGAACTTTTTGGGCAGTGAAGCCTTGGCGGCTGTCAGTTCCTCGGGCAATTTGATCTTCCTGCTCGTTGGTTTTTTCAATGGAATTGCGGTTGGCGCCGGGGTTGTGATCGCTCGCTACTATGGTGCGCGCAACAGCGAACAAGTTCAGCTGGCTGTGCATACAACGGTAGCTTTCGGTTTAGCAGCCAGTGTGCTGCTGACGGCAATTGGCGTACTTCTCGCACCGCAGATTTTAATTTGGATGGGAACGCCGTTGGAAGTATTAGGTTTATCAACCGAGTATTTCAGAATATACTTTGCGGGATCACTGGGCTTTATTATGTACAATATTTTTGTCGGAATTCTGCAGGCGGCTGGCGACAGCCGGCACCCTTTGGTTTATCTGGTCATCTCTTCACTGATCAATATAGTTTTGGATCTGGTCTTTGTGGCAGGAATGCATTTGGGTGTGGGATCGGCTGCCTTCGCAACCATTGTTTCGCAGTTTGTCAGCGCCGCGCTCTGTTGGAGACGGCTGTTGAAGGTTCAGGATGTCTATCGAATTGAACCTAAGAGAATCCGCTTTGACAAGCCGATGCTGAAGCTGATTATACAGTATGGTCTGCCTTCCGGCTTGCAGAACTCGATTATCGGCTTTGCGAATGTCGTCGTTCAGGCCAACATCAACGCCTTTGGTCAGATGGCCATGGCCGGCTGCGGGGCGTTCTCAAAAATTGAAGGCTTTGGCTTTTTACCGATAACCTCGTTTACCATGGCGCTGACTACTTTTGTTGGACAAAATCTGGGAGCACGGGAGTTTGAACGAACACGGAAAGGGGCCCGATTTGGCATCTTGTGTTCGATGGCGATTGCAGAAGGTATCGGCATTTTGATTTTCATCGGGGCGCCGTGGCTGATTGCGGCTTTCAACCGCGATCCGCAAGTGATCGCCTATGGGACTGATCGTGCACGAACTTCAGCTTTATTCTTCTTCCTGCTGGCATTTTCCCATTGCATGGCTGCTATTCTGCGCGGTGCTGGAAAATCAACCGTGCCGATGCTGGTTATGCTGCTGACCTGGTGCGCGGCGCGGGTGACCTTCATTACTTTGATGGTCAAACTCGTGAATTCGATTCAGGTTGTTTTCTGGGCTTATCCTCTGACCTGGCTGATGAGCTCGGTTATTTTCTTCTATTATTACCGTAAGGTTGATTGGATGCATGCCTTTGATAATCAATAA
- a CDS encoding ABC transporter ATP-binding protein: MSMSRPRNVGTNGEKLNTQVLGRLMNYILKRYKVRYAVVILCIIVSSLASVSSSVFMRTLIDGYITPLVQSANPNFAPLFRALSLMACLYMAGVLTKLISQKILIVISQGTLNDLRNDLFSNMEKLPIQYFDTHAHGDIMSVYTNDIDTLRQVISQSIPEFISSLITIVSVFFSMIVMSVPLTLVTLFMVVIMQFALQKIMRKSGRYFGVQQRQLGKENGYIEEMMEGAKVIKVFTHEQKAIEEFNQINDELCEASYKANKYANILMPIVGNLGNISYVLCAFIGGALALNGIGGLTLGGLASFLALNKSFNGPLNQISQQLNSVIMAMAGAERVFNLLDEAHEVDDGRVTLVNVVQDEAGLMQETEATTGHWAWKHQHEDGSVDYVKLTGDVRFHDVSFSYVEGKTVLHDIELFAEPGQKLAFVGATGAGKTTMTNLINRFYDVQKGSITYDGIDVKLIRKDDLRRSLGIVLQDTHLFTGTIEENIKYARPEATHEEVVAAAKLANAHYFIKHLENGYDTWLTRDGSSLSQGQRQLISIARAALANPPVLILDEATSSIDSRTEKLVQEGMDKLMSGRTTFVIAHRLSTIKNSHAIMVMDHGRIIERGNHERLLEKHGIYYQLYTGLIEND, encoded by the coding sequence ATGAGCATGAGCAGGCCTAGAAATGTGGGAACCAATGGTGAAAAGCTGAATACTCAGGTGCTGGGACGCTTGATGAACTACATTCTAAAGCGCTATAAAGTCCGTTATGCCGTGGTGATTCTATGCATTATTGTTTCATCCCTGGCTTCCGTCTCTTCCTCTGTGTTTATGAGGACCTTGATCGACGGTTATATTACGCCGCTGGTTCAAAGTGCCAATCCGAATTTTGCGCCGCTGTTTCGGGCGCTGAGCCTGATGGCCTGCCTTTATATGGCAGGTGTGCTGACCAAGCTGATTTCCCAGAAAATTTTGATCGTCATTTCGCAGGGAACGCTGAATGATCTGCGCAACGACCTTTTCAGCAATATGGAAAAACTGCCGATTCAATACTTTGATACCCATGCGCATGGAGATATCATGAGTGTCTATACCAATGATATTGATACGCTCCGCCAGGTTATTTCTCAAAGTATCCCGGAATTCATCTCTTCGCTGATCACGATTGTTTCCGTCTTCTTTTCGATGATCGTCATGAGTGTTCCGCTGACCTTGGTTACGCTGTTTATGGTTGTGATTATGCAGTTTGCGCTGCAGAAAATCATGCGGAAGTCCGGCCGGTATTTCGGCGTGCAGCAGCGGCAGTTAGGGAAAGAAAATGGCTACATTGAAGAAATGATGGAAGGTGCGAAGGTGATCAAGGTATTTACGCACGAGCAGAAAGCCATTGAGGAATTCAATCAGATCAACGACGAACTGTGCGAGGCATCGTACAAAGCCAATAAGTATGCGAATATTCTGATGCCAATTGTCGGCAACCTCGGCAATATCTCTTATGTTCTGTGTGCGTTTATCGGCGGCGCGCTGGCGCTGAATGGAATCGGCGGTCTGACACTAGGCGGTCTGGCATCATTTCTGGCCTTAAACAAATCCTTCAATGGTCCGCTGAATCAGATTTCACAGCAGCTAAACTCCGTCATTATGGCGATGGCCGGTGCTGAACGTGTTTTCAATCTGCTGGATGAGGCCCATGAGGTGGATGACGGCCGGGTTACGCTGGTTAATGTTGTTCAGGATGAGGCCGGTCTAATGCAGGAAACGGAAGCAACGACGGGGCATTGGGCCTGGAAGCATCAACATGAGGACGGCAGTGTTGATTATGTTAAATTAACCGGAGATGTACGATTCCATGATGTCAGCTTCAGTTATGTCGAAGGCAAAACCGTCCTTCATGATATTGAATTGTTTGCGGAGCCGGGACAAAAGCTGGCGTTTGTCGGAGCGACTGGAGCAGGAAAAACAACGATGACCAATCTGATCAATCGTTTCTATGATGTTCAGAAAGGATCGATCACCTATGATGGAATCGACGTGAAGCTGATTCGTAAGGATGATCTGCGGCGGTCGTTGGGCATTGTTCTTCAAGACACGCATTTATTTACGGGTACCATCGAAGAGAATATTAAATATGCCCGTCCGGAAGCCACCCATGAGGAAGTGGTCGCCGCGGCGAAACTGGCGAATGCCCATTATTTTATCAAACATCTGGAGAATGGCTATGATACTTGGCTGACTCGTGATGGCTCCTCACTTTCTCAGGGACAGCGGCAGCTGATCTCGATTGCACGAGCGGCGCTGGCCAATCCGCCGGTCCTGATCCTGGATGAAGCCACCTCCTCGATTGATTCTCGAACAGAGAAACTGGTGCAGGAAGGTATGGATAAGCTGATGAGCGGCCGAACTACCTTTGTCATAGCACACCGGCTAAGTACCATTAAAAATTCACATGCGATTATGGTTATGGATCACGGTCGAATTATTGAGCGCGGCAATCATGAACGCCTGTTGGAAAAGCATGGAATCTACTATCAGCTGTATACCGGCTTAATCGAAAATGACTGA
- a CDS encoding ABC transporter ATP-binding protein codes for MIQRLLKEVKEYKKASLLAPILMIGEVVMELMLPFLMSFIIDSGVNQGDMGAVFKYGALMLICAFLSLFCGMMSGKYAAYASAGFVKNLRKAMFENIQKFSFANIDKYSTSGLVTRMMTDATNVQNAYQMILRMCVRAPLMLVVAMSMTFMINAKLAMIFFYAMIFLGAILGFITLKAYPMFSKTFRKYDDLNASVQENVTNIRVVKAYVKENAEIGKFKEAVSNLKKMFMKAENILVWNNPVMQLTMYCCILALSWMGAQMIVGSSLTTGELMSLFTYTMNILMSLMMLSMIFVMLSMSMASAQRIAEILEEKPSIVNPENPVMTVADGSIEFDHVAFGYYPGKDKYVLEDINLKIKSGETIGILGPTGSSKSTLMSLIPRLYDAAEGTVRVGGIDVRSYDLDTLRNSVAMVLQKNVLFSGTIKDNLRWGNESASESEMIQACRQACADEFIQQFPDRYDTHIEQGGTNVSGGQKQRLCIARALLKKPKVLILDDSTSAVDTRTDSQIRKAFREEIPNTTKLIISQRISSIEDADRIIVLNEGRIEGIGTHAELLASNAIYQEVYETQKKGEDEHEQA; via the coding sequence ATGATTCAACGATTGCTTAAAGAAGTTAAAGAATATAAAAAAGCTTCCCTGTTAGCTCCAATATTAATGATTGGCGAAGTCGTAATGGAGCTGATGCTTCCATTTCTGATGTCTTTCATCATTGACTCCGGGGTCAACCAGGGGGATATGGGCGCAGTCTTCAAATATGGAGCGTTGATGCTGATCTGTGCATTTTTATCTCTGTTCTGCGGGATGATGAGCGGGAAATATGCAGCGTATGCCTCCGCGGGATTTGTTAAGAATCTGCGCAAGGCGATGTTTGAGAATATCCAGAAATTTTCATTTGCCAACATTGATAAATACTCAACCTCCGGTCTGGTCACACGAATGATGACCGATGCGACGAACGTGCAGAATGCGTATCAGATGATTCTGCGGATGTGTGTGCGGGCGCCGTTAATGCTGGTGGTTGCAATGTCGATGACATTTATGATCAATGCCAAACTGGCGATGATTTTCTTCTACGCGATGATTTTTCTGGGAGCGATTCTGGGCTTTATCACATTGAAAGCTTATCCGATGTTCAGCAAAACCTTCCGTAAATATGATGATCTGAATGCGAGCGTTCAGGAAAACGTCACCAACATTCGCGTTGTCAAAGCGTATGTGAAGGAAAATGCCGAGATTGGTAAGTTTAAGGAAGCCGTCAGCAATCTGAAAAAGATGTTCATGAAGGCTGAAAATATCCTGGTGTGGAATAATCCAGTCATGCAGCTGACGATGTACTGCTGTATCCTGGCACTGAGCTGGATGGGAGCGCAGATGATCGTCGGCAGTTCCCTGACTACCGGTGAATTAATGAGCCTGTTCACCTATACGATGAACATTCTGATGAGCTTGATGATGCTTTCGATGATCTTCGTCATGCTGAGCATGTCGATGGCTTCGGCTCAGCGAATTGCTGAAATCTTGGAAGAAAAACCAAGTATTGTGAATCCGGAAAATCCGGTTATGACTGTGGCTGACGGTTCCATTGAGTTCGATCATGTTGCTTTCGGCTATTATCCAGGAAAAGACAAGTATGTGCTGGAGGATATTAATCTCAAGATCAAGTCCGGCGAAACGATTGGTATTCTGGGACCGACCGGGTCCAGCAAATCGACGCTGATGAGCCTGATTCCGCGGCTTTATGACGCCGCGGAAGGAACGGTCCGGGTCGGCGGCATTGACGTCCGCAGCTACGACTTAGATACGCTGCGCAACAGCGTCGCGATGGTGCTGCAGAAAAATGTCTTGTTTTCCGGTACGATCAAGGATAATCTGCGCTGGGGTAATGAATCAGCCAGTGAAAGTGAAATGATTCAGGCTTGCCGACAGGCTTGTGCCGATGAGTTCATCCAGCAGTTTCCAGATCGTTATGATACCCATATCGAGCAGGGGGGAACCAATGTTTCCGGCGGGCAGAAGCAGCGCTTATGCATTGCCCGGGCCTTGTTGAAAAAGCCGAAAGTCCTGATTCTTGATGACAGTACCAGCGCGGTTGATACCCGCACGGACAGTCAGATCCGCAAGGCCTTCCGCGAAGAAATTCCGAATACCACCAAGCTGATCATCTCCCAACGAATTTCATCGATTGAGGATGCAGACCGCATCATCGTACTGAATGAAGGGCGGATCGAAGGAATTGGAACGCATGCTGAGCTGTTGGCCAGCAATGCCATTTATCAGGAAGTTTATGAAACACAGAAGAAAGGAGAGGATGAGCATGAGCAGGCCTAG
- a CDS encoding MarR family winged helix-turn-helix transcriptional regulator — protein sequence MQRRIGYEIREIQQMIHQKMEQFRHENDCELTFVQTRTIGYLIANQDHDVFQRDLEKELRIRRSTASEILNVLERDGYLYRLSAQQDARLKKLVLTEKALQLNQKMTENIDRMEALLSQSISQQDQEHFFSVLDQIKKNLE from the coding sequence ATGCAGCGGAGAATTGGATATGAAATTCGTGAAATTCAACAGATGATCCATCAGAAAATGGAACAATTCCGGCATGAAAACGACTGCGAACTGACGTTTGTTCAGACTCGGACGATTGGTTATCTGATCGCCAATCAAGATCACGATGTCTTTCAGCGGGATCTTGAAAAGGAACTGCGGATTCGGCGGTCCACGGCCAGTGAGATTTTGAATGTTCTGGAGCGGGATGGTTATCTTTATCGACTTTCAGCCCAACAGGACGCCCGATTAAAGAAACTGGTGCTGACGGAAAAAGCGCTGCAGCTGAACCAGAAAATGACTGAGAATATTGATCGAATGGAAGCTTTGCTTTCCCAGTCGATTTCTCAGCAAGATCAGGAACACTTTTTTTCTGTTTTGGATCAAATCAAAAAGAATCTGGAATAA
- a CDS encoding peptidoglycan-binding domain-containing protein has product MAYALRLGSNGIDVKKMQYYINQILAAPNLTPMEEDGIYGQKTEFAVAVFQYVYHLNVDGIIGQTTWDKIVEEFKNLSSPAVERNKTSRTLRVGDVGLGVQKFQQYLNELIAPNPRLVVDGNFGQNTKRAVETFQALNGLNVDGVIGNNTWDRVINRLQ; this is encoded by the coding sequence ATGGCTTATGCATTACGGTTAGGCAGCAACGGCATCGATGTAAAAAAGATGCAGTATTATATCAATCAGATTTTGGCGGCGCCGAATCTGACACCCATGGAGGAGGATGGCATTTATGGCCAGAAAACAGAGTTTGCAGTCGCTGTTTTCCAGTATGTCTATCATCTGAATGTGGATGGAATCATCGGACAGACAACCTGGGATAAGATTGTGGAAGAATTTAAAAATCTGTCCAGTCCGGCTGTCGAACGCAACAAAACATCACGGACACTGCGGGTTGGCGATGTCGGCTTAGGCGTACAGAAATTCCAGCAGTATTTGAATGAATTGATAGCACCGAATCCGCGGCTGGTCGTCGACGGCAATTTCGGACAGAATACCAAACGCGCAGTGGAAACGTTCCAGGCACTCAACGGTTTGAATGTCGACGGCGTGATCGGCAACAATACCTGGGATCGTGTTATCAATCGCCTGCAATAA
- a CDS encoding MarR family winged helix-turn-helix transcriptional regulator: MIPIETQGGFYITQIKQLQDRIFERFLSEQGLKISGGQGRILFVLWKQSPCTISEISQRTSLAKNTVSIMIDTMVAHGIVTRQSNPNNRRQTWIMLTDYALSLQQKYDAVSQRMNTLFYTGFSEGEKDQFEAYLQRILTTLHQVEKSQESNEEINYDESR; the protein is encoded by the coding sequence GTGATTCCTATCGAAACACAGGGTGGTTTTTACATTACCCAAATTAAACAGCTTCAAGATCGAATTTTTGAACGCTTTTTAAGCGAGCAGGGATTGAAAATCAGTGGGGGACAGGGACGGATTTTATTCGTACTTTGGAAACAATCGCCCTGCACGATCAGCGAAATCAGTCAGCGGACTTCCTTGGCTAAAAACACGGTATCCATCATGATCGACACGATGGTCGCTCATGGGATCGTCACCCGGCAGAGTAATCCGAACAACCGCCGGCAGACCTGGATCATGCTGACCGATTATGCCTTATCCCTCCAACAGAAATATGACGCTGTTTCTCAGCGTATGAACACGCTTTTTTATACCGGTTTCAGTGAAGGCGAAAAAGATCAGTTTGAAGCTTATCTTCAGCGCATCCTAACGACTTTGCACCAGGTAGAAAAGAGCCAAGAAAGCAATGAGGAAATAAACTATGATGAGTCAAGATGA
- a CDS encoding pyridoxamine 5'-phosphate oxidase family protein: MMSQDEIIRFIRSQKVAVVTGVDRDGFPSQKAMFAPRRIDGRTVFYFSTNTSSQKVEIFRSNAKASVYFYKQGKEKYIGIQLKGTMEVLTDHESKASIWQPTDTLYYPLGIDDPDYCVLKFTVTGGRFYSEGKTEDFQLTDEEA, from the coding sequence ATGATGAGTCAAGATGAAATCATCCGCTTTATCCGCAGTCAGAAAGTCGCCGTCGTCACAGGGGTGGACAGAGATGGCTTTCCAAGTCAGAAAGCCATGTTTGCGCCGCGGCGGATTGACGGGCGCACAGTTTTCTATTTTTCGACCAATACCTCTTCCCAAAAAGTTGAAATCTTCCGCAGCAATGCCAAAGCCAGTGTTTATTTTTATAAGCAGGGAAAAGAAAAATACATCGGAATTCAATTGAAAGGAACAATGGAAGTGCTGACGGATCATGAATCCAAAGCCTCGATCTGGCAGCCGACCGACACCCTGTACTATCCGTTGGGCATCGATGATCCCGATTATTGCGTTCTGAAATTCACGGTCACCGGCGGACGGTTTTACAGCGAAGGAAAAACCGAAGATTTTCAGCTCACCGACGAAGAAGCCTGA
- the cls gene encoding cardiolipin synthase encodes MIRKLLHFLTSRLIVTGILIAVQAILLFVIILKMSNYFIYFYAFCVLLSLFLLIYLVNNDGSPSLKIPWIILMLVLPILGGIAYVCFGRTPVRKQEKNRMIELVKRSQAALSQLPDASDLLQQEAPQYAGQSHYIEWASQCKPYTHTDCEYLPLGEVMFERLCEELNKAQEYIFMEYFIVEEGTMWNTLLKILKEKVKAGVEVRMMYDDLGCIMTLPDHYDQKLEAMGIKTVVFNRFTAHLTVSHNNRDHRKITVIDGNVGFNGGINLADEYINAYAKHGHWKDSAVMLQGEGVANLTMMFLEAWNFYRDEDSDFSRYLPQQEDRQACGYVQSYSDIPLDHEMTGESVYMNILNQAQNYVWMTSPYLIIDHELLTALMMAAKRGVDVRLITPHIPDKWYVHLITQSYYPSLVEAGVKIYEYTPGFIHAKTFVSDDQVGVVGTINLDYRSLVHHYECATWMLKTKAVAQLHDDFLKTQAVSQRITMADCRKFQPLLKRWIVNVIKLFAPLM; translated from the coding sequence ATGATTCGAAAACTGTTGCATTTTTTGACCAGCCGATTGATCGTCACAGGGATTTTAATTGCGGTGCAGGCTATTCTGCTATTTGTCATTATCTTGAAAATGAGCAATTATTTCATCTATTTTTATGCCTTCTGTGTTCTGCTCAGTCTTTTTCTGCTTATTTATCTTGTGAATAACGACGGCTCACCCAGTTTGAAAATCCCTTGGATCATTCTGATGCTTGTGCTTCCCATTCTGGGTGGGATTGCTTATGTCTGTTTCGGACGTACGCCAGTACGCAAGCAAGAAAAGAATCGTATGATTGAATTGGTCAAGCGAAGTCAGGCCGCACTGTCACAGCTGCCGGATGCGTCAGATTTGCTTCAACAGGAAGCCCCGCAGTATGCCGGCCAATCCCATTACATCGAATGGGCGAGTCAGTGCAAGCCCTATACCCATACGGATTGTGAATATCTGCCTTTGGGCGAAGTCATGTTCGAGCGCCTGTGCGAAGAACTCAACAAAGCACAGGAATATATCTTTATGGAATATTTCATTGTAGAAGAAGGAACGATGTGGAATACCTTGCTAAAGATTCTCAAGGAAAAGGTCAAAGCTGGAGTTGAAGTGCGGATGATGTATGATGATTTAGGCTGTATTATGACGCTGCCGGATCATTATGATCAGAAGCTTGAAGCGATGGGGATTAAGACGGTTGTTTTCAACCGTTTTACAGCACATCTGACGGTTTCCCACAACAATCGCGATCACCGCAAAATTACAGTGATTGATGGGAATGTGGGATTTAATGGGGGAATCAATCTCGCTGACGAGTATATTAACGCTTATGCCAAGCATGGTCATTGGAAAGATTCAGCAGTCATGCTTCAGGGAGAAGGCGTCGCCAATCTGACGATGATGTTTTTGGAAGCCTGGAATTTCTATCGGGATGAAGACTCTGATTTTTCCCGCTATCTGCCGCAGCAGGAGGATCGGCAAGCCTGCGGATATGTTCAGTCTTACAGCGACATTCCGCTGGACCATGAGATGACAGGGGAAAGTGTTTATATGAATATTCTGAACCAGGCTCAGAATTATGTATGGATGACCTCACCCTATCTGATCATTGATCATGAGCTGCTGACAGCGTTAATGATGGCGGCAAAGCGGGGCGTGGATGTTCGGCTGATCACCCCGCACATCCCGGATAAATGGTATGTGCATCTGATCACGCAGTCGTACTATCCATCTCTGGTTGAAGCCGGAGTGAAGATTTATGAGTATACGCCAGGTTTTATTCATGCCAAAACCTTTGTTTCGGATGATCAGGTGGGAGTTGTCGGCACGATCAATCTGGACTATCGGTCATTAGTTCATCATTATGAATGTGCGACCTGGATGCTGAAAACAAAGGCAGTGGCTCAGCTGCATGACGATTTCTTAAAAACGCAGGCTGTTTCCCAGCGGATCACCATGGCGGACTGCCGGAAGTTTCAGCCCCTGCTCAAACGCTGGATTGTCAATGTCATTAAACTCTTTGCCCCTTTAATGTAA